The proteins below come from a single Sphingomonas carotinifaciens genomic window:
- a CDS encoding ribonucleoside-diphosphate reductase subunit alpha, with the protein MALDTTPAPAAADSKAIRPQPYPVEVDHARDANLTDFGKETLKDRYLLPGESFQDLFVRVASAYADDAAHAQRLYDYISKLWFMPATPVLSNGGTGRGLPISCYLNSVPDSLNGIVDTWNENVWLASRGGGIGTYWGNVRGIGEPVGLNGKTSGIIPFVRVMDSLTLAISQGSLRRGSAACYLDISHPEIEEFLEIRKPSGDFNRKALNLHHGVLIPDAFMEAVRDGAEWQLKSPKTGEVRATLDARSLFQKLVETRLQTGEPYIVFADHVNSTMPKHHRDLGLKVSTSNLCSEITLPTGVDHLGNDRTAVCCLSSLNLETWDQWKDDKQFIEDVMRFLDNVLQDYIDRHEPGMERAAYSAGRERSVGLGVMGFHSFLQARGIPFEGAMAKSWNLRMFKHVNAQVNQASMTLAVERGPCPDAADVGVMERFSCKMAIAPTASISIICGGTSACIEPIPANIYTHKTLSGSFAVKNPYLEKLLNQKSKNSEAVWSSILEHGGSVQHLDFLTQEEKDVYKTSFEIDQRWLLELAGDRTPFIDQAQSLNLFIPADVEKWDLLMLHFRAWELGIKSLYYLRSKSVQRAGFAGSEGSGGVEADNTIDKPKFDLGESTDYDECLACQ; encoded by the coding sequence ATGGCGCTCGACACCACCCCTGCCCCCGCGGCAGCGGACAGCAAGGCGATTCGGCCCCAGCCCTATCCGGTCGAGGTCGATCACGCGCGCGACGCGAACCTGACCGATTTCGGCAAGGAGACGCTGAAGGACCGCTATCTGCTCCCGGGCGAGAGCTTCCAGGACCTGTTCGTCCGTGTCGCCTCCGCCTATGCCGATGACGCCGCCCATGCGCAGCGTCTGTACGACTATATCTCGAAGCTGTGGTTCATGCCCGCCACCCCCGTTCTGTCGAACGGCGGCACCGGGCGCGGCCTGCCCATCTCCTGCTATCTGAACTCGGTGCCGGACAGCCTGAACGGCATCGTCGACACCTGGAACGAGAATGTGTGGCTGGCCTCGCGCGGCGGCGGCATCGGCACCTATTGGGGCAATGTCCGCGGCATCGGCGAGCCGGTCGGCCTGAACGGCAAGACCAGCGGCATCATCCCGTTCGTCCGGGTCATGGATTCGCTGACGCTGGCGATCAGCCAGGGATCGCTGCGCCGCGGCTCGGCCGCCTGCTATCTCGACATCTCGCATCCCGAGATCGAGGAGTTCCTGGAGATCCGCAAACCCAGCGGAGACTTCAACCGCAAGGCGCTCAACCTTCATCACGGCGTCCTCATCCCCGACGCCTTCATGGAAGCGGTGCGCGACGGCGCCGAATGGCAGCTCAAGAGCCCCAAGACGGGCGAGGTCCGTGCCACGCTCGACGCGCGCTCGCTCTTCCAGAAGCTGGTCGAAACCCGCCTCCAGACCGGCGAGCCGTACATCGTCTTTGCCGATCACGTGAACTCGACCATGCCCAAGCATCATCGCGATCTGGGCCTGAAGGTATCGACCTCGAACCTGTGCTCGGAAATCACGCTGCCGACCGGCGTCGATCACCTCGGCAACGACCGTACCGCGGTCTGCTGCCTGTCCTCGCTCAACCTGGAAACCTGGGACCAGTGGAAGGACGACAAGCAGTTCATCGAGGACGTGATGCGCTTCCTCGACAATGTGTTGCAGGACTATATCGACCGGCACGAGCCGGGCATGGAGCGCGCCGCCTATTCCGCGGGGCGCGAGCGTTCGGTGGGCCTCGGCGTCATGGGCTTCCACTCCTTCCTCCAGGCGCGCGGCATCCCGTTCGAGGGTGCGATGGCCAAGTCGTGGAACCTGCGCATGTTCAAGCATGTCAACGCGCAGGTGAACCAGGCGTCGATGACGCTGGCGGTCGAGCGCGGGCCCTGCCCCGACGCCGCCGATGTCGGCGTGATGGAGCGTTTCTCATGCAAGATGGCGATCGCGCCGACCGCGTCGATCTCGATCATCTGCGGCGGCACCAGCGCCTGCATCGAGCCGATCCCGGCCAATATCTACACCCACAAGACGCTTTCGGGCAGCTTCGCGGTCAAGAACCCGTATCTGGAAAAGCTGCTCAACCAGAAGAGCAAGAATTCCGAGGCGGTGTGGAGCTCGATCCTGGAGCATGGCGGCTCGGTCCAGCATCTCGACTTCCTGACCCAGGAGGAAAAGGATGTGTACAAGACCAGCTTCGAGATCGACCAGCGCTGGCTGCTCGAACTGGCCGGTGACCGCACGCCGTTCATCGACCAGGCACAGTCGCTCAACCTGTTCATCCCGGCCGATGTCGAGAAGTGGGACCTGCTGATGCTCCACTTCCGCGCCTGGGAACTGGGCATCAAGTCGCTCTATTATCTGCGTTCCAAGTCCGTCCAGCGCGCCGGCTTCGCCGGTTCGGAAGGGTCGGGCGGCGTCGAGGCGGACAACACGATCGACAAGCCGAAGTTCGATCTGGGCGAGTCCACCGACTATGACGAATGCCTGGCGTGTCAGTGA
- a CDS encoding HNH endonuclease produces the protein MSGRVKRKAALAAGEARAAAVVSDAGLCALCGRMLGRRVEWHHVVPKSEGGRETVPVHPICHRTIHALVSNADLARHFADLETLRAREDMARYLRWIANKPPDFHAPTRKMQG, from the coding sequence ATGAGCGGACGGGTGAAGCGCAAGGCGGCGTTGGCGGCTGGGGAAGCGAGGGCGGCGGCGGTGGTATCCGATGCCGGGCTGTGCGCGCTTTGCGGCCGTATGCTGGGGCGCCGGGTGGAATGGCACCATGTCGTGCCCAAGAGCGAGGGCGGACGCGAGACGGTGCCGGTGCATCCGATCTGCCACCGCACCATCCATGCGCTCGTCTCCAATGCGGATCTGGCGCGGCATTTCGCCGACCTGGAAACCCTGCGCGCGCGCGAGGATATGGCGCGTTACCTGAGGTGGATTGCCAACAAGCCGCCCGACTTCCATGCGCCGACACGGAAAATGCAAGGCTAA
- a CDS encoding thermonuclease family protein has product MARSGLRVSSGGFLRDGRLVLIGLALGLALPHVADWRQVGDAVAGEIGVTDLERVLRRLWPGQWAPMGEAASGRFVRCRRGERADCVVDGDTFRMGGDTIRIADIDTPETHPPRCAAEARKGEAATERMRELLSAGPFVMEPQPRARDKYGRKLAVVSRDGVSLGAQLVEEGLARPYAGGKRRGWC; this is encoded by the coding sequence ATGGCACGAAGTGGTTTGCGGGTTTCGTCGGGTGGTTTCCTGCGTGACGGGCGCCTCGTCCTGATCGGACTGGCGCTGGGGCTGGCCCTGCCGCATGTCGCGGACTGGCGGCAGGTGGGCGATGCGGTGGCGGGGGAGATCGGCGTGACCGATCTGGAACGCGTGCTGCGCCGCCTGTGGCCGGGCCAGTGGGCGCCGATGGGCGAGGCGGCGAGCGGCCGGTTCGTCCGTTGCCGGCGGGGGGAACGGGCGGACTGCGTCGTGGATGGCGACACGTTCCGCATGGGCGGCGATACCATCCGCATCGCCGACATCGACACGCCGGAAACGCACCCGCCCCGCTGCGCCGCCGAGGCGCGCAAGGGCGAGGCGGCGACGGAGCGGATGCGTGAACTGTTGAGCGCAGGGCCGTTCGTGATGGAGCCGCAGCCCCGCGCGCGCGACAAATATGGGCGCAAGCTGGCGGTGGTCAGCCGCGACGGCGTGTCGCTGGGCGCGCAACTCGTCGAGGAGGGGCTGGCGCGGCCCTATGCAGGGGGCAAGCGGCGGGGGTGGTGTTGA
- a CDS encoding DNA primase encodes MGGHQVQGRGTGDDGWDEEGYDESQRAEILEATRNGPTDGVLLTDVDPDLGDDDAEDEPIDELDMDSEEVGESDATVTMDEDDIDEDDVQDDFDADTVEDDELDDKDDAALRP; translated from the coding sequence ATGGGCGGACATCAGGTTCAGGGCCGGGGCACGGGCGACGACGGCTGGGACGAGGAAGGCTATGACGAAAGCCAGCGCGCCGAGATCCTGGAAGCGACGCGCAACGGCCCGACCGACGGCGTGCTGCTGACCGATGTCGATCCCGATCTGGGCGACGACGATGCCGAGGACGAGCCGATCGACGAACTGGACATGGATTCCGAAGAGGTGGGCGAAAGCGACGCCACGGTGACCATGGACGAGGACGATATCGACGAGGACGACGTTCAGGACGATTTCGACGCCGATACCGTCGAGGATGACGAACTCGACGACAAGGATGATGCCGCGCTGCGTCCCTGA
- a CDS encoding DUF2171 domain-containing protein, translated as MVDISQIQEHAEVIGADGTHVGTVDHVEGDRIKLTKNDSPQTEDGQGAKHHYISVGLVADIEDGKVRLSANGAEAVTFEETE; from the coding sequence ATGGTCGATATCAGCCAGATCCAGGAACACGCAGAAGTCATCGGCGCGGACGGCACGCATGTCGGCACCGTCGACCATGTCGAAGGTGACCGCATCAAGCTGACGAAGAACGATTCGCCGCAGACCGAGGACGGGCAGGGCGCCAAGCATCATTACATCTCGGTCGGCCTGGTCGCGGACATCGAGGACGGCAAGGTCCGCCTTTCCGCCAACGGCGCCGAAGCGGTGACGTTCGAAGAGACGGAGTGA
- a CDS encoding ribonucleotide-diphosphate reductase subunit beta translates to MSLLQASKQYKPFEYPWAFEFWKRQQQLHWLPEEVPLGEDCRDWAQKLSDHERNLLTQIFRFFTQADVEVQDCYHEKYGRVFKPTEIKMMLTAFSNMETVHIAAYSHLLDTIGMPESEYGAFLEYAEMKEKHDYMQNFGVDSDEDIARTLAMFGGFTEGVQLFASFAMLMNFPRFNKMKGMGQIVTWSIRDESLHCEGIIKMFHTFCHERQCLTKAVKDDIADVCQTTIRLEDNFIDLAFEMGPVEGMKPKEIKKYIRYIADWRMGQLGLKPIYMIDEHPLPWLAPMLNGVEHANFFEQRATEYSKAATKGQWNDVWDSFDKRQKAKGAKPANEEAPAGMGDMFSQAGVAAA, encoded by the coding sequence ATGTCCCTCCTTCAGGCCTCCAAGCAGTACAAGCCGTTCGAATACCCCTGGGCGTTCGAGTTCTGGAAGCGTCAGCAGCAGCTCCACTGGCTCCCCGAAGAGGTGCCGCTGGGCGAGGATTGCCGCGACTGGGCGCAGAAGCTGTCGGATCACGAGCGCAACCTGCTCACCCAGATCTTCCGCTTCTTCACCCAGGCCGATGTCGAGGTGCAGGACTGCTACCACGAGAAATACGGCCGCGTGTTCAAGCCGACCGAGATCAAGATGATGCTGACCGCGTTCAGCAACATGGAGACGGTGCACATCGCCGCCTACAGCCATCTGCTCGACACGATCGGCATGCCCGAAAGCGAGTATGGCGCCTTCCTCGAATATGCCGAGATGAAGGAAAAGCATGATTACATGCAGAATTTCGGCGTCGATTCGGACGAGGACATCGCCCGCACGCTGGCCATGTTCGGCGGCTTCACCGAGGGCGTTCAGCTGTTCGCCTCGTTCGCGATGCTGATGAACTTCCCGCGCTTCAACAAGATGAAGGGCATGGGCCAGATCGTCACCTGGTCGATCCGCGACGAAAGCCTGCACTGCGAGGGCATCATCAAGATGTTCCACACCTTCTGCCACGAGCGTCAGTGCCTGACCAAGGCGGTGAAGGACGACATCGCCGATGTCTGCCAGACGACGATTCGCCTGGAGGATAATTTCATCGACCTCGCCTTCGAAATGGGCCCGGTCGAGGGGATGAAGCCCAAGGAGATCAAGAAGTATATCCGCTATATCGCCGACTGGCGGATGGGCCAGCTCGGCCTGAAGCCGATCTACATGATCGACGAGCATCCCCTGCCCTGGCTCGCGCCGATGCTGAACGGCGTCGAGCACGCCAACTTCTTCGAGCAGCGCGCCACCGAATATTCCAAGGCCGCGACCAAGGGCCAGTGGAACGACGTGTGGGATTCGTTCGACAAGCGCCAAAAGGCCAAGGGCGCCAAGCCGGCGAACGAGGAAGCTCCCGCGGGCATGGGCGACATGTTCTCGCAAGCCGGGGTGGCTGCCGCGTAA
- a CDS encoding fumarate hydratase, with translation MTTIIRDTDLIESVADALQFISYYHPMDYIRALGEAYEAEQSPAAKDAIAQILTNSRMCAEGHRPICQDTGIVTVFVKWGQDCRLSGDRSLQEVVDEGVRRAYLHPENKLRASILADPAFTRRNTRDNTPSVLHVEMVPGAKVSVDVAAKGGGSENKSKFKMMNPSDSIVDWVLEMIPQMGAGWCPPGMLGIGIGGTAEKAMLLAKQSLMGAIDMGQLRARGPRNDLEALRIELMDKVNALGIGAQGLGGLSTILDVKILDWPTHAASKPVAMIPNCAATRHAHFTLDGSGPVYLEAPRLDEWPKVDWKPDVAAKRVDLDALTPEVVQSWKHGDRLLLNGKMLTGRDAAHKRIADMLARGEELPVEFKGRVIYYVGPVDPVGEEVVGPAGPTTATRMDKFTRMMLEQGLLAMVGKAERGPAATEAIKDHRSAYLMAVGGAAYLVARAIKGSKVVGFEDLGMEAIYEFEVQDFPVTVAVDAEGQNVHQLAPLVWREKIAKEGLLTPA, from the coding sequence ATGACCACGATCATCCGCGACACCGACCTGATCGAGAGCGTGGCCGACGCGCTCCAGTTCATCAGCTACTATCACCCGATGGATTATATCCGTGCGCTGGGCGAGGCCTATGAGGCCGAGCAGAGCCCCGCCGCCAAGGATGCCATCGCCCAGATCCTGACCAACAGCCGCATGTGCGCCGAGGGGCACCGGCCGATCTGCCAGGATACCGGCATCGTCACCGTGTTCGTCAAATGGGGGCAGGATTGCCGCCTGTCCGGCGACCGGTCCTTGCAGGAGGTGGTCGACGAGGGGGTGCGCCGAGCCTATCTGCATCCCGAGAACAAGCTGCGCGCCTCGATCCTGGCCGATCCGGCCTTCACCCGGCGCAACACGCGCGACAACACGCCCTCGGTGCTGCACGTCGAAATGGTGCCGGGCGCCAAGGTGAGCGTGGACGTCGCCGCCAAGGGTGGCGGCAGCGAGAACAAGTCGAAGTTCAAGATGATGAACCCCAGCGATTCGATCGTCGACTGGGTGCTGGAGATGATCCCGCAAATGGGTGCGGGCTGGTGCCCGCCCGGCATGCTGGGCATCGGCATCGGCGGCACCGCCGAGAAGGCGATGCTGCTCGCCAAGCAGTCGCTGATGGGCGCGATTGACATGGGGCAGCTTCGTGCGCGCGGGCCGCGCAACGATCTCGAGGCGCTTCGCATCGAACTGATGGACAAGGTCAATGCGCTGGGCATCGGCGCGCAGGGGCTGGGCGGGCTTTCCACCATCCTCGACGTGAAGATCCTCGACTGGCCGACGCATGCGGCGTCCAAGCCCGTCGCGATGATCCCCAATTGCGCCGCGACCCGCCACGCGCATTTCACGCTGGACGGTTCGGGCCCGGTCTATCTTGAAGCGCCCAGGCTGGACGAATGGCCCAAGGTCGACTGGAAGCCCGACGTCGCGGCCAAGCGTGTCGATCTCGACGCGTTGACGCCGGAGGTGGTGCAGAGTTGGAAGCATGGCGACCGGCTGCTGCTGAACGGCAAGATGTTGACCGGGCGCGACGCTGCGCACAAGCGGATCGCCGACATGCTGGCCCGGGGCGAGGAACTGCCGGTCGAGTTCAAGGGCCGGGTGATCTATTATGTCGGGCCGGTTGATCCGGTGGGCGAGGAAGTGGTGGGCCCGGCGGGTCCGACCACCGCGACCCGGATGGACAAGTTCACGCGCATGATGCTGGAACAGGGCCTGCTGGCGATGGTCGGCAAGGCCGAGCGCGGGCCGGCCGCCACCGAGGCGATCAAGGATCACCGCTCCGCCTATCTGATGGCGGTGGGTGGTGCGGCCTATCTGGTCGCACGGGCGATCAAGGGATCGAAGGTGGTCGGGTTCGAGGACCTGGGCATGGAGGCGATCTACGAGTTCGAGGTGCAGGATTTCCCCGTCACCGTCGCGGTGGATGCCGAGGGTCAGAACGTCCACCAACTCGCCCCGCTGGTGTGGCGCGAGAAGATCGCGAAGGAAGGGCTGCTGACGCCGGCTTGA
- a CDS encoding EAL domain-containing protein, whose product MLRSALLDGPVSIACLLGLAEDERDQVAILQHVRQDQLAATWPFAVVAQAAASAFLIVMLARSGQTVALMPAALFTGLALLLSGSSMPLLRWMVRERWHPFQRHRVLATVAALLAATLTMQMWIATDLPDPVRLGCMVALAGAIGLSVVAAHDVRPMTLGLAAGLALTIGALKGVDATFVTALSCLGALILVNRRLGLVDRATADTHAQQSVESRTAAKMVAEFENQGTGWFWETDRHGRVTYLTDKVAADLARCGMRTTDAALADLFRVDALALGAERTLAFHLASRTAFSDYSVCAAADAEGARWWSISGRPMIDSLGRFQGFIGSGTDLTEKRRSQAEITRLALSDSLTGLANRQRMRTALDKTLARDSGPYRPASLFLLDLDRFKAVNDTLGHQAGDTLLKQVARRLEECVGDAGLVGRLGGDEFQVLLPDIDARERLGRLARTIITALSQPYMIEDGAVTIGCSIGIAMAPQHGQDGETLVRNADLALYAAKGDGRGVHRFYADEMLEGARTRQRLESDLREALAQGSFHLAYQPIVATGDARIVGYEALLRWTHPTRGAVSPAEFVPIAEECGLIEPLGEWVLRTACREAARWPGGVRVAVNVSPIQFANRRLPDLVASALAHAGLAPDRLELEITEGVFLDGSTDTDQMFKALKGLGIRLALDDFGTGYSSLGYLRTAPIDKIKIDQSFVRGTAQPGNRNAAIVRAIVTLADTLGMETTAEGVEHQDEIALLADLGCSHIQGFVYGQPANADDALAQLSARRGYATASGFRVSRAPRVKMLRSARVAVRDAGGAVIDGDVRIRDMSATGAMIDGLAIDGEAVGVDLLIELLEDQMFTAQVRWARDGRAGIQFAEHFNLERLNPPARSLRQAGER is encoded by the coding sequence ATGTTGCGATCAGCCCTTCTTGACGGACCCGTATCGATCGCCTGCCTGCTGGGACTTGCCGAGGATGAGCGCGATCAGGTGGCGATTCTCCAGCATGTCCGGCAAGACCAGCTTGCCGCCACCTGGCCCTTTGCGGTGGTGGCGCAGGCGGCGGCTTCCGCCTTTCTGATCGTCATGCTGGCACGCAGTGGCCAGACCGTCGCGTTGATGCCCGCCGCGCTGTTCACGGGGCTGGCGCTGCTCCTGTCGGGGAGCAGCATGCCGCTGCTCCGCTGGATGGTGCGCGAACGCTGGCATCCTTTCCAGCGGCACCGCGTCCTTGCCACTGTCGCCGCACTTCTCGCCGCGACGCTTACCATGCAGATGTGGATCGCGACCGATCTGCCCGATCCGGTGCGGCTCGGCTGCATGGTGGCGCTGGCCGGCGCGATCGGGCTGAGCGTCGTGGCCGCGCATGACGTGCGACCGATGACGCTGGGGCTGGCCGCCGGGCTGGCCTTGACCATCGGCGCGCTGAAGGGGGTGGATGCGACGTTCGTCACCGCACTGTCGTGCCTGGGCGCCCTGATCCTGGTCAACCGGCGGCTGGGGCTGGTCGACCGGGCGACCGCCGACACGCACGCGCAGCAATCGGTCGAGAGCCGCACCGCCGCCAAGATGGTGGCGGAGTTCGAGAATCAGGGCACCGGCTGGTTCTGGGAAACGGACCGGCATGGCCGCGTCACCTATCTGACCGACAAGGTTGCCGCCGACCTGGCCCGCTGCGGCATGCGCACGACCGACGCGGCGCTGGCCGATCTGTTCCGCGTCGATGCGCTGGCCCTTGGCGCCGAACGCACCCTGGCCTTTCACCTCGCCTCCCGCACCGCCTTTTCGGACTATTCGGTCTGCGCCGCCGCCGATGCGGAGGGTGCGCGCTGGTGGTCGATCTCGGGGCGGCCGATGATCGACTCGCTCGGCCGGTTCCAGGGCTTTATCGGCTCGGGCACCGACCTGACCGAAAAGCGGCGTTCCCAGGCGGAGATCACCCGTCTCGCCCTGTCCGACAGCCTGACTGGCCTCGCCAATCGCCAGCGGATGCGCACCGCCCTCGACAAGACGCTGGCACGCGATTCCGGCCCCTACCGGCCTGCCAGCCTGTTCCTGCTCGATCTCGACCGGTTCAAGGCGGTCAACGACACGCTGGGCCATCAGGCGGGCGATACGCTGTTGAAACAGGTGGCCCGGCGGCTGGAGGAATGTGTCGGCGATGCCGGGCTGGTCGGCCGACTGGGCGGCGACGAGTTTCAGGTGCTGCTTCCCGATATCGATGCCCGCGAACGGCTGGGGCGGCTGGCGCGCACGATCATCACCGCCCTTTCCCAGCCCTATATGATCGAGGACGGCGCGGTCACGATCGGCTGCTCGATCGGCATCGCCATGGCCCCCCAGCACGGCCAGGATGGCGAGACGCTGGTCCGCAATGCCGACCTTGCCCTTTATGCCGCCAAGGGCGACGGGCGCGGCGTCCACCGCTTCTATGCCGACGAGATGCTGGAAGGCGCGCGCACCCGCCAGCGGCTGGAATCCGATCTGCGCGAGGCGCTGGCGCAGGGCAGCTTCCACCTGGCCTATCAGCCGATCGTCGCAACCGGCGACGCCCGCATCGTCGGTTACGAGGCGCTGCTTCGCTGGACGCATCCGACGCGCGGCGCCGTCTCGCCGGCCGAGTTCGTGCCCATCGCCGAGGAGTGCGGCCTGATCGAACCGCTGGGCGAATGGGTGTTGCGCACCGCCTGTCGCGAGGCGGCACGCTGGCCGGGCGGAGTGCGGGTCGCGGTCAACGTCTCGCCGATCCAGTTCGCCAATCGCCGCCTGCCCGATCTGGTCGCCAGCGCGCTCGCCCATGCCGGCCTCGCCCCGGACCGGCTGGAGCTGGAGATCACCGAGGGCGTGTTCCTCGACGGATCGACGGATACCGACCAGATGTTCAAGGCGCTGAAGGGCCTGGGCATCCGTCTGGCACTGGACGATTTCGGCACCGGCTATTCCAGCCTCGGCTATCTGCGCACCGCGCCGATCGACAAGATCAAGATCGACCAGTCCTTTGTCCGCGGCACCGCGCAGCCCGGCAACCGCAACGCCGCGATCGTGCGTGCGATCGTGACGCTGGCCGACACGCTGGGCATGGAAACCACGGCCGAAGGTGTCGAGCATCAGGACGAGATCGCGCTCCTCGCCGATCTGGGGTGCAGCCATATTCAGGGCTTCGTCTATGGCCAGCCGGCCAATGCCGACGATGCACTGGCGCAACTATCCGCCAGGCGCGGCTATGCCACTGCAAGCGGATTCCGGGTCAGCCGTGCGCCACGCGTCAAGATGCTGCGCTCCGCCCGCGTCGCGGTCCGGGATGCGGGTGGTGCGGTGATCGACGGCGATGTCCGCATCCGCGACATGTCCGCGACGGGAGCGATGATCGACGGCCTTGCCATCGACGGCGAGGCGGTGGGCGTCGACCTGTTGATCGAGCTGCTCGAAGACCAGATGTTCACCGCCCAGGTTCGCTGGGCCCGCGATGGCCGCGCCGGCATCCAGTTTGCCGAGCATTTCAATCTGGAGCGGCTGAACCCGCCCGCACGATCGCTGCGCCAGGCGGGTGAGCGCTGA
- a CDS encoding opacity protein encodes MRKLSLAAAIAAAFVAVPAAAQDTYSDSSAPATAPDGTKAFGFEPYVAVMGGWEGFDRRVGHGIPDTAIGGRKLQGAIVNGIVGVNVPLGPVFVGAEGEAMKGVDGAIDWGYGAAGRFGFRSGESGLFYGKVGYRWVNFARYGNDSPDFHAMTYGVGAEVGPKDIGLGGITGNSGLRFRFEVSTFGDADSFRPTAGVVAHF; translated from the coding sequence ATGCGTAAGCTTTCCCTCGCAGCCGCGATTGCGGCCGCGTTCGTCGCCGTTCCCGCAGCGGCCCAGGACACCTATTCCGACTCGTCGGCCCCCGCGACGGCGCCGGACGGCACCAAGGCGTTCGGGTTCGAGCCGTATGTGGCGGTGATGGGCGGCTGGGAAGGTTTCGACCGCCGCGTCGGTCACGGCATCCCCGACACCGCGATCGGCGGCCGCAAGCTGCAGGGCGCGATCGTCAACGGCATCGTCGGCGTGAATGTGCCGCTGGGCCCGGTGTTCGTCGGTGCCGAGGGTGAGGCCATGAAGGGCGTCGACGGCGCGATCGACTGGGGCTACGGCGCCGCCGGCCGCTTCGGCTTCCGTTCGGGCGAGAGCGGCCTGTTCTACGGCAAGGTCGGCTATCGCTGGGTGAACTTCGCCCGCTACGGCAACGACAGCCCGGACTTCCACGCGATGACCTATGGTGTCGGCGCTGAGGTCGGCCCGAAGGACATCGGTCTGGGCGGCATCACTGGCAACTCGGGCCTGCGTTTCCGCTTCGAGGTTTCGACCTTCGGCGACGCGGACAGCTTCCGCCCGACCGCGGGTGTCGTCGCACACTTCTGA
- a CDS encoding DMT family transporter — MSLGLPFILILLAGIGIAVQAPTNAALARTSGSVLLAALVSFVVGTVVLLVAWTALDRTAPAALRGAPSWAWLGGFYGAGFVAAIAFAAPRLGLATALTIAIASQLATALALDHFGLLGLRTDPVTIPKLLGAALVIAGAVLVRRG; from the coding sequence ATGTCCCTCGGCCTGCCCTTCATCCTAATCCTGCTCGCCGGAATCGGCATCGCCGTTCAGGCGCCGACCAATGCGGCTCTTGCCAGAACATCGGGGTCGGTGCTCCTGGCCGCGTTGGTGTCCTTCGTGGTCGGCACGGTGGTGCTGCTGGTCGCCTGGACGGCGCTGGACCGCACCGCGCCGGCGGCGCTGCGGGGGGCGCCGTCCTGGGCGTGGCTCGGTGGCTTCTATGGGGCAGGGTTCGTCGCGGCGATCGCCTTCGCCGCGCCGCGACTGGGGCTGGCGACCGCGCTGACCATCGCGATCGCCAGCCAGTTGGCGACCGCTCTCGCGCTCGATCATTTCGGCCTGCTGGGGCTCCGGACCGACCCGGTGACGATACCCAAGCTGCTGGGCGCCGCGCTGGTGATCGCCGGCGCGGTGCTGGTCCGGCGCGGATAG